Proteins encoded together in one Variovorax paradoxus window:
- a CDS encoding PaaI family thioesterase — protein MAAKRAHETARRNAYARVPFTRMMGVERAYSQDGRARLLIDARPELQNVIGAVHGGVILTMLDVVMASAAVSLVDFTKTAVTLNLNTSFLRPGLGRIVADGFALETNDGVISCSAEARDASGELVATALGSFRYLPLPPSEN, from the coding sequence ATGGCCGCTAAAAGGGCCCACGAGACGGCGCGCCGCAACGCCTATGCCCGCGTGCCGTTCACGCGGATGATGGGTGTGGAGCGTGCCTATTCGCAAGACGGCCGGGCGCGGCTTTTGATCGATGCGCGGCCCGAACTGCAGAACGTGATCGGCGCCGTGCATGGCGGCGTGATCCTCACCATGCTCGACGTGGTGATGGCGAGCGCAGCGGTTTCGCTGGTCGACTTCACCAAGACGGCCGTCACGCTGAACCTGAACACCAGCTTCCTCAGGCCTGGCCTTGGCCGCATCGTGGCCGACGGCTTTGCGCTGGAGACCAACGACGGCGTCATTTCGTGCTCCGCCGAAGCGCGCGACGCCAGCGGCGAACTGGTGGCCACCGCGCTCGGATCGTTTCGCTACCTGCCGCTGCCGCCGTCGGAAAACTGA